In Kineococcus mangrovi, a single genomic region encodes these proteins:
- a CDS encoding pyridoxal phosphate-dependent aminotransferase, producing the protein MSRVTAQTSPQPTAPEQARTRVSARVGGIAESATLAVDAKAKALKAAGRPVIGFGAGEPDFPTPQAVVDAAVAACQDPANHRYTPAGGLPALKEAIAAKTLRDSGYEVSPGQVLVTNGGKQAVYEAFAAILDPGDELLLPAPYWTTYPEAARLAGGVAVEVFAGLDAGYKVTVDQLEAARTPRTKALLFCSPSNPTGAVYAPEEVRAIGHWALEHGVWVVTDEIYEHLVYDGVRAASMPVEVPELADTTIVLNGVAKTYAMTGWRVGWMIAPADVVGAAGNLQSHLSSNVANVSQRAAVRALTGDLTAVAQMREAFDRRRRTMVSMLDAIEGVRCPLPQGAFYAYPSVEGLIGKSLRGHEITSSARLAELILTEAEVAVVPGEAFGPGGFLRLSYALADADLVAGVERVQRLLAEVR; encoded by the coding sequence ATGAGCCGCGTGACCGCGCAGACGAGTCCCCAGCCCACCGCCCCCGAGCAGGCCCGGACCCGGGTCTCGGCCCGCGTCGGCGGCATCGCGGAGTCCGCGACCCTCGCGGTGGACGCCAAGGCGAAGGCGCTGAAGGCCGCGGGCCGGCCGGTCATCGGCTTCGGCGCCGGCGAGCCGGACTTCCCCACCCCGCAGGCCGTCGTGGACGCGGCCGTCGCGGCCTGCCAGGACCCCGCCAACCACCGGTACACGCCCGCCGGGGGGCTGCCCGCGCTCAAGGAGGCGATCGCGGCGAAGACGCTGCGCGACTCCGGGTACGAGGTCTCCCCCGGTCAGGTCCTCGTGACCAACGGCGGCAAGCAGGCCGTGTACGAGGCGTTCGCGGCGATCCTGGACCCCGGCGACGAGCTGCTGCTGCCGGCGCCGTACTGGACCACGTACCCCGAGGCGGCCCGGCTGGCCGGCGGGGTGGCGGTCGAGGTGTTCGCGGGTCTCGACGCGGGCTACAAGGTGACCGTCGACCAGCTGGAGGCGGCGCGGACCCCGCGCACCAAGGCGCTGCTGTTCTGCTCCCCGTCCAACCCCACGGGCGCCGTCTACGCGCCCGAGGAGGTCCGGGCGATCGGCCACTGGGCGCTCGAGCACGGCGTCTGGGTCGTCACCGACGAGATCTACGAGCACCTCGTCTACGACGGCGTGCGCGCCGCGTCGATGCCCGTGGAGGTCCCCGAGCTCGCCGACACGACGATCGTGCTCAACGGCGTCGCGAAGACCTACGCCATGACGGGCTGGCGGGTGGGCTGGATGATCGCGCCGGCCGACGTCGTCGGGGCCGCGGGCAACCTGCAGTCGCACCTGTCGTCCAACGTCGCCAACGTGTCCCAGCGGGCGGCCGTGCGGGCCCTCACGGGCGACCTGACGGCCGTCGCGCAGATGCGGGAGGCCTTCGACCGCCGTCGCCGGACGATGGTCTCGATGCTCGACGCGATCGAGGGGGTCCGGTGCCCGCTGCCGCAGGGCGCGTTCTACGCGTACCCCAGCGTCGAGGGGCTCATCGGGAAGTCGTTGCGGGGGCACGAGATCACGTCCTCGGCGCGGCTGGCCGAGCTGATCCTCACCGAGGCCGAGGTCGCGGTCGTCCCGGGCGAGGCGTTCGGACCCGGCGGGTTCCTGCGCCTGTCCTACGCGCTGGCCGACGCCGACCTCGTCGCAGGCGTCGAACGGGTCCAGCGGCTGCTGGCCGAGGTGCGCTGA
- the rplK gene encoding 50S ribosomal protein L11 — protein sequence MPPKKKVAGLIKLQIKAGQATPAPPIGPALGQHGVNIMEFCKAYNAQTEAQRGNVIPVEITVYEDRSFTFITKTPPAAELIKKAAGVDKGSGEPHVKKVANLTQAQVREIAEQKLQDLNAKDVDMAARIIAGTARSMGITVSD from the coding sequence ATGCCCCCCAAGAAGAAGGTCGCCGGGCTCATCAAGCTCCAGATCAAGGCCGGCCAGGCGACCCCGGCCCCGCCGATCGGCCCCGCGCTCGGTCAGCACGGCGTGAACATCATGGAGTTCTGCAAGGCGTACAACGCCCAGACCGAGGCCCAGCGCGGCAACGTCATCCCGGTCGAGATCACGGTCTACGAGGACCGCTCGTTCACCTTCATCACCAAGACCCCGCCGGCCGCCGAGCTCATCAAGAAGGCCGCCGGCGTCGACAAGGGGTCGGGCGAGCCGCACGTGAAGAAGGTCGCCAACCTCACCCAGGCCCAGGTGCGCGAGATCGCGGAGCAGAAGCTCCAGGACCTCAACGCCAAGGACGTGGACATGGCCGCGCGCATCATCGCCGGCACCGCCCGCTCCATGGGCATCACCGTCTCCGACTGA
- a CDS encoding sensor histidine kinase, translating to MPTPRERWSKTDPRGAGSWWVRSVPGWHGAFALFVVIAAAVLLASRDPDRGAAALAVGAVAVAYAALGVPGARRRDWRARAYLAVAVAGCCAAYAADPQLNFLLFIAFPQTWFLTDTRREGVLWTVATALAGLVGMAAGYGPTVGTMDIAVSMLVSVGFTCVLGVWISFVVEQSADRAELIAELEDTRAELAAAHHDAGAAAERARMAADIHDTLAQGFTGILLLARSARAVAREEPARRSLGLIEDAARSGLTEARTLVAAMSPVGLEDAGTLAEALRRLAERVSRESGVRVEVVVTGQDPRSLPRAQQVVLLRAAQEALANVRKHAGAVRAQVVLSGAEGTAALEVRDDGVGLVPADLAGSTGFGLTGMRRRVEEVGGVLDVAGEPGAGTRVRIAVPTGPVDHLGGGAG from the coding sequence GTGCCGACACCCCGGGAGCGCTGGTCGAAGACGGACCCGCGGGGCGCGGGGTCCTGGTGGGTGCGCAGCGTGCCGGGGTGGCACGGGGCGTTCGCCCTGTTCGTCGTCATCGCCGCGGCCGTCCTCCTCGCCTCGCGCGACCCCGACCGGGGCGCGGCGGCCCTGGCCGTCGGCGCCGTCGCCGTCGCGTACGCGGCGCTGGGGGTCCCCGGCGCCCGCCGGCGGGACTGGCGGGCCCGGGCCTACCTTGCCGTCGCGGTCGCGGGGTGCTGCGCGGCCTACGCGGCGGACCCCCAGCTGAACTTCCTGCTCTTCATCGCCTTCCCGCAGACGTGGTTCCTCACCGACACCCGCCGCGAGGGCGTGCTGTGGACGGTGGCGACCGCGCTGGCGGGCCTGGTCGGGATGGCCGCCGGGTACGGGCCGACGGTGGGCACGATGGACATCGCGGTGTCGATGCTCGTGTCCGTCGGGTTCACGTGCGTGCTCGGCGTGTGGATCTCGTTCGTGGTCGAGCAGAGCGCCGACCGCGCCGAGCTCATCGCCGAGCTGGAGGACACCCGGGCCGAACTCGCTGCGGCGCACCACGACGCGGGAGCGGCGGCGGAGCGCGCGCGGATGGCCGCCGACATCCACGACACCCTGGCGCAGGGGTTCACGGGCATCCTCCTGCTCGCGCGGTCGGCCCGGGCGGTGGCGCGCGAGGAACCGGCCCGGCGCTCGCTCGGCCTCATCGAGGACGCGGCCCGGTCCGGGCTCACCGAGGCGCGGACCCTCGTCGCCGCGATGAGCCCCGTCGGGCTGGAGGACGCCGGCACGCTCGCGGAGGCGCTGCGGCGCCTCGCCGAACGGGTCTCGCGCGAGAGCGGGGTGCGCGTCGAGGTCGTCGTGACGGGCCAGGACCCCCGCTCGCTGCCCCGGGCCCAGCAGGTCGTGCTGCTGCGGGCGGCGCAGGAGGCGCTCGCGAACGTGCGCAAGCACGCGGGGGCGGTCCGGGCCCAGGTGGTGCTCTCGGGCGCCGAGGGGACCGCGGCGCTGGAGGTCCGGGACGACGGCGTGGGCCTCGTCCCCGCCGACCTGGCCGGCAGCACCGGCTTCGGGTTGACGGGGATGCGCCGGCGCGTCGAGGAGGTCGGCGGGGTGCTCGACGTGGCCGGGGAACCGGGCGCGGGGACCCGCGTGCGGATCGCGGTGCCCACGGGACCCGTCGACCACCTCGGTGGTGGTGCCGGGTGA
- a CDS encoding adenosine deaminase — translation MTRAVETLPKAHLHLHFTGSMRTSTLLELAQRHGTRLPATLSSQAMITLSPDARGWFRFQRLYDAARACVRTADDMRRIVLEAAADDAAEGSRWLELQVDPTSYAVHVGGITPALEIVLQAARDATALTGTQVAVVVAASRIRHPLDARTLARLAARYAGDGPGTVVGFGLSNDERRGDTAEFAGAFDIARAAGLACVPHSGELLGAQHVEATLRALRPDRLGHGVRSGEDPRLLERLVHAGIALEVCPTSNVSLGVYPDLPRVPLRQLVSAGAIIALGADDPLLFGPRLAAQYRSAREDHGFDDEGLAGLAKASISASRAPAATKAELHATVDDWIAQPAGSAERGTRGVAV, via the coding sequence GTGACGCGCGCGGTCGAGACCCTCCCCAAGGCCCACCTGCACCTGCACTTCACCGGGTCGATGCGGACCTCGACCCTGCTCGAGCTCGCGCAGCGGCACGGCACCCGGCTCCCCGCGACGCTGAGCTCGCAGGCCATGATCACCCTGTCCCCCGACGCCCGCGGGTGGTTCCGGTTCCAGCGGCTCTACGACGCCGCGCGCGCCTGCGTGCGCACGGCCGACGACATGCGGCGCATCGTCCTGGAGGCGGCCGCCGACGACGCGGCGGAGGGGTCGCGGTGGCTGGAGCTGCAGGTCGACCCCACCTCCTACGCCGTGCACGTCGGCGGCATCACCCCGGCCCTGGAGATCGTCCTGCAGGCCGCGCGCGACGCCACGGCCCTCACGGGGACGCAGGTGGCGGTCGTCGTGGCGGCCAGCCGGATCCGGCACCCCCTCGACGCGCGGACCCTCGCCCGGCTGGCGGCCAGGTACGCCGGGGACGGCCCCGGCACGGTCGTCGGCTTCGGCCTGTCCAACGACGAACGGCGCGGGGACACGGCCGAGTTCGCCGGGGCCTTCGACATCGCCCGGGCCGCGGGGCTGGCGTGCGTGCCGCACTCCGGTGAGCTGCTCGGCGCGCAGCACGTCGAGGCGACGCTGCGGGCCCTGCGCCCGGACCGGCTCGGGCACGGGGTGCGCAGCGGCGAGGACCCGCGACTGCTGGAGCGGCTGGTCCACGCGGGCATCGCGCTGGAGGTCTGCCCGACGAGCAACGTCTCGCTCGGCGTCTACCCCGACCTGCCGCGGGTCCCGTTGCGGCAGTTGGTGTCCGCGGGCGCGATCATCGCCCTGGGCGCGGACGACCCGCTGCTGTTCGGACCGCGGCTGGCCGCGCAGTACCGCAGCGCCCGGGAGGACCACGGCTTCGACGACGAGGGCCTGGCCGGGCTGGCGAAGGCGTCGATCAGCGCCTCGCGGGCCCCGGCGGCGACGAAGGCGGAGCTGCACGCGACGGTGGACGACTGGATCGCGCAGCCCGCCGGGTCCGCGGAACGGGGGACGCGGGGCGTCGCGGTGTGA
- a CDS encoding UDP-N-acetylmuramate dehydrogenase — MTTTLADLTTLRVGGPARRLVEARTEDELVTAVAAADAAGEPLLLVAGGSNLLVADAGFDGTVVHVATEGVQVASEDACGGGIVTVAAGHRFDDFVATAVERGWAGVEALSGIPGSVGATPVQNVGAYGQEVAHTVETVRTWDRVERRRKTFVAAELGFGYRTSLLKRSRVALNGPHPESRYVVLAVTFQFPLRAHASEVRYPELARRLGVAVGDLAPARDVRRAVLELRAGKGMVWDPADRSDHDTWSAGSFFTNPVLTPEEAAALPPEAPRFPAGDGRVKTSAAWLIDRAGFGKGFGAPGPATLSTKHTLALTNRGSATATDLLDLARTVADGVEREFGVRLVNEPVLVGASLD; from the coding sequence GTGACCACCACCCTCGCCGACCTCACCACCCTGCGCGTCGGGGGACCGGCCCGGCGCCTCGTCGAGGCGCGCACCGAGGACGAGCTGGTGACCGCGGTCGCCGCGGCCGACGCGGCGGGCGAGCCGCTGCTCCTCGTCGCGGGCGGGTCCAACCTCCTCGTCGCCGACGCCGGGTTCGACGGCACGGTCGTCCACGTCGCCACCGAGGGCGTGCAGGTGGCCTCCGAGGACGCGTGCGGCGGCGGGATCGTCACCGTCGCCGCCGGCCACCGCTTCGACGACTTCGTCGCCACCGCCGTCGAGCGGGGCTGGGCCGGCGTGGAGGCCCTGTCCGGCATCCCCGGCAGCGTCGGCGCCACCCCCGTCCAGAACGTCGGCGCGTACGGCCAGGAGGTCGCCCACACGGTCGAGACCGTCCGCACCTGGGACCGGGTGGAGCGGCGGCGGAAGACCTTCGTGGCCGCCGAGCTGGGCTTCGGCTACCGGACCTCGCTGCTCAAGCGCTCCCGCGTGGCCCTGAACGGCCCGCACCCCGAGAGCCGCTACGTCGTCCTGGCCGTGACGTTCCAGTTCCCGTTGCGCGCCCACGCCTCCGAGGTCCGCTACCCGGAGCTGGCCCGCCGCCTCGGCGTCGCGGTGGGCGACCTGGCCCCCGCCCGCGACGTGCGCCGCGCGGTGCTGGAGCTGCGCGCGGGCAAGGGGATGGTGTGGGACCCGGCCGACCGCAGCGACCACGACACGTGGAGCGCCGGATCCTTCTTCACCAACCCCGTGCTGACCCCCGAGGAGGCCGCGGCGCTCCCCCCCGAGGCGCCGCGGTTCCCCGCCGGGGACGGCCGGGTCAAGACGTCCGCCGCCTGGCTCATCGACCGCGCCGGGTTCGGCAAGGGGTTCGGCGCCCCCGGCCCGGCGACCCTGTCGACGAAGCACACCCTCGCCCTGACCAACCGCGGGTCCGCCACGGCCACCGACCTCCTCGACCTCGCCCGGACCGTGGCCGACGGCGTCGAGAGGGAGTTCGGGGTGCGGCTCGTCAACGAGCCCGTGCTCGTGGGGGCCTCGCTCGACTGA
- the rplL gene encoding 50S ribosomal protein L7/L12, whose amino-acid sequence MAKLSTEELIDAFKELTLIELSEFVKQFEETFDVTAAAPVAIAGPGGGGGPVAEPEDEKDEFDVILAAAGDKKIGVIKEVRALTSLGLKEAKDLVDGAPKPILEKVNKDTAEKAKAQLEGAGATVELK is encoded by the coding sequence ATGGCGAAGCTCAGCACCGAAGAGCTCATCGACGCGTTCAAGGAGCTCACCCTCATCGAGCTCTCCGAGTTCGTGAAGCAGTTCGAGGAGACCTTCGACGTCACCGCCGCCGCCCCCGTGGCGATCGCGGGCCCGGGCGGCGGCGGTGGCCCCGTCGCCGAGCCCGAGGACGAGAAGGACGAGTTCGACGTCATCCTCGCCGCCGCCGGTGACAAGAAGATCGGCGTCATCAAGGAGGTCCGCGCGCTGACCTCCCTCGGCCTCAAGGAGGCCAAGGACCTCGTCGACGGTGCCCCCAAGCCCATCCTCGAGAAGGTCAACAAGGACACCGCCGAGAAGGCGAAGGCGCAGCTCGAGGGCGCCGGCGCCACCGTCGAGCTCAAGTGA
- the rplJ gene encoding 50S ribosomal protein L10, whose protein sequence is MPKPRNIAAVKEITALFEASNAAVLTEYRGLSVAQITNLRRALGPDTTYAVLKNTLTSIAAKEAGVTAFEGQLSGPSAIAFITGDPVEAAKGLRDFARANPQLIVKSGMLDGRAISAAEVTALADLESREVLLAKVAGVLKASQSKAASLFQAPLSKTVRTVEALREKQAGSEAA, encoded by the coding sequence GTGCCGAAGCCCAGGAACATCGCGGCCGTGAAGGAGATCACGGCCCTGTTCGAGGCGTCCAACGCCGCCGTGCTCACCGAGTACCGGGGGTTGTCCGTCGCGCAGATCACCAACCTGCGCCGGGCGCTGGGTCCTGACACGACCTACGCGGTCCTCAAGAACACGCTGACCAGCATCGCCGCGAAGGAAGCCGGCGTCACGGCTTTCGAGGGGCAGCTGTCCGGCCCCTCCGCGATCGCCTTCATCACCGGTGACCCGGTGGAGGCGGCCAAGGGTCTGCGTGACTTCGCGAGGGCCAACCCCCAGCTGATCGTCAAGAGCGGCATGCTCGACGGTCGCGCCATCAGCGCCGCTGAGGTCACGGCCCTGGCCGACCTGGAGAGCCGCGAGGTCCTCCTGGCCAAGGTCGCCGGTGTCCTCAAGGCGTCCCAGTCCAAGGCCGCGTCGCTGTTCCAGGCGCCGCTGTCGAAGACCGTCCGCACCGTGGAAGCGTTGCGGGAGAAGCAGGCCGGTTCCGAAGCCGCCTGA
- a CDS encoding response regulator has protein sequence MIRVLVVDDHPVVRGGIEALLATAGDLEVVGSAGDGLEAVELVASLRPDVVLMDLRMPGLDGASTTERIRAEHPCVHVLVLTTYETDADIVRAVEAGATGYLLKDTPLVELVDSVRAAARGETVLAPPVAARLMARLRAPVQETLTRRELDVLSAVARGATNAEIGRELFIAEATVKTHLLRVFAKLGVDDRTHAVTVALQRGLLSPPA, from the coding sequence GTGATCCGCGTCCTCGTCGTCGACGACCACCCCGTCGTCCGCGGCGGCATCGAGGCGCTCCTGGCGACCGCGGGTGACCTGGAGGTCGTGGGCAGCGCCGGGGACGGGCTGGAGGCCGTGGAGCTCGTCGCCTCGCTGCGGCCCGACGTCGTCCTCATGGACCTGCGGATGCCGGGGCTGGACGGGGCGAGCACGACGGAACGGATCCGGGCCGAGCACCCCTGCGTGCACGTGCTGGTGCTCACCACGTACGAGACGGACGCCGACATCGTGCGCGCCGTCGAGGCGGGCGCCACGGGGTACCTGCTCAAGGACACCCCGCTCGTGGAGCTCGTGGACTCGGTGCGGGCGGCCGCGCGGGGTGAGACGGTCCTGGCGCCCCCGGTGGCCGCCCGGCTCATGGCGCGCCTGCGGGCGCCGGTGCAGGAGACGCTCACCCGGCGGGAGCTGGACGTGCTGAGCGCCGTCGCCCGCGGGGCCACGAACGCCGAGATCGGCCGGGAGCTGTTCATCGCCGAGGCGACGGTCAAGACGCACCTGCTGCGGGTGTTCGCCAAGCTCGGCGTGGACGACCGGACGCACGCGGTGACCGTGGCGTTGCAGCGGGGGCTGCTCTCGCCCCCCGCGTGA
- the secE gene encoding preprotein translocase subunit SecE encodes MSQTTKAVAEPGESKRRTGLLLFLRQVVEELRKVVWPSRRDLLSYTGVVLVFVVVMMLFVSLLDYGIGKLILLVFGS; translated from the coding sequence GTGAGCCAGACGACGAAGGCCGTGGCCGAGCCCGGCGAGTCCAAGCGGCGCACCGGTCTCCTCCTGTTCCTGCGGCAGGTCGTCGAGGAGCTGCGCAAGGTCGTCTGGCCGAGCCGCCGGGACCTGTTGAGCTACACGGGCGTCGTCCTCGTCTTCGTCGTGGTGATGATGCTCTTCGTCTCCTTGCTGGACTACGGCATCGGCAAGCTCATCCTGCTGGTGTTCGGGTCCTGA
- a CDS encoding GntR family transcriptional regulator: protein MSELRVLVDTASAVPAYEQLREQVTTLVTTGALREGDRLPAARALAADLGLAVGTVQRAYRELELAGTVVSRRRTGTVVAAGVSVEEDVRWAAEGFVERALSSGLTPDQALDVVRAALDSVGRSRRPVG from the coding sequence GTGAGCGAGCTGCGGGTCCTCGTCGACACGGCCTCGGCCGTCCCCGCCTACGAGCAGCTGCGCGAGCAGGTCACGACCCTCGTGACGACCGGTGCGCTGCGCGAGGGCGACCGGCTGCCCGCGGCGCGCGCGCTCGCGGCGGACCTCGGACTCGCGGTGGGGACCGTGCAGCGGGCCTACCGCGAGCTGGAACTGGCGGGGACGGTGGTCTCCCGGCGACGGACCGGGACCGTCGTCGCGGCCGGGGTGAGCGTGGAGGAGGACGTGCGGTGGGCCGCGGAGGGGTTCGTCGAGCGGGCGCTCAGCTCGGGACTGACCCCCGACCAGGCGCTCGACGTCGTCCGCGCGGCCCTGGACTCGGTGGGACGGTCCCGGCGTCCCGTCGGCTGA
- the nusG gene encoding transcription termination/antitermination protein NusG, protein MSEQWGRPSDDDRSDEQFDATQSYDAEDVRDDVEADVEADDEQSADTPAAPVGDALGAPEAELDGAGTGDLGAGSDDVLAGGGADEGAGEALDTGEGEVDEAEEFRKKLRRMPGEWFVIHSYAGYENRVKTNLETRMTSLNMEDYIFQVEVPMEEVVEVKNGQRKNVRRVRIPGYVLVRMDLTDESWGAVRHTPGVTGFVGNTHQPVPLSQDEIFSMLAPSMTPKPQAGEKPSTGGGTATATPAKVVDFEVGESVTVMEGPFETLPATVSEISADRQKLTVLVSIFGRETPVELNFNQVAKI, encoded by the coding sequence GTGTCGGAGCAGTGGGGTCGTCCCTCGGACGACGACCGGTCGGACGAGCAGTTCGACGCGACCCAGTCCTACGACGCCGAGGACGTCCGCGACGACGTCGAGGCGGACGTCGAAGCCGACGACGAGCAGTCCGCTGACACCCCCGCGGCCCCCGTGGGCGACGCCCTCGGCGCACCCGAGGCCGAGCTCGACGGCGCCGGGACGGGCGACCTGGGCGCCGGGTCCGACGACGTCCTGGCCGGGGGCGGCGCGGACGAGGGGGCCGGTGAGGCGCTCGACACCGGTGAGGGCGAGGTCGACGAGGCCGAGGAGTTCCGCAAGAAGCTGCGGCGCATGCCCGGCGAGTGGTTCGTCATCCACTCCTACGCCGGCTACGAGAACCGCGTGAAGACCAACCTCGAGACGCGCATGACGTCCCTCAACATGGAGGACTACATCTTCCAGGTCGAGGTGCCCATGGAGGAGGTCGTCGAGGTCAAGAACGGCCAGCGCAAGAACGTGCGCCGCGTGCGGATCCCCGGGTACGTCCTCGTCCGCATGGACCTGACGGACGAGTCGTGGGGCGCCGTCCGGCACACCCCGGGCGTCACCGGCTTCGTCGGCAACACCCACCAGCCCGTGCCGCTGTCGCAGGACGAGATCTTCTCGATGCTCGCCCCAAGCATGACGCCCAAGCCGCAGGCGGGGGAGAAGCCCTCGACCGGCGGTGGCACCGCCACCGCGACGCCGGCCAAGGTGGTCGACTTCGAGGTCGGGGAGTCCGTCACGGTCATGGAGGGTCCCTTCGAGACCCTCCCGGCGACGGTCTCGGAGATCTCCGCCGACCGCCAGAAGCTCACCGTGCTGGTCTCGATCTTCGGCCGTGAGACGCCCGTCGAGCTCAACTTCAACCAGGTCGCCAAGATCTGA
- the rplA gene encoding 50S ribosomal protein L1 — protein sequence MKRSKAYRAAVEKIDGDELYAPLDAVKLARETSTVKYDATVEVAFRLGVDPRKADQMVRGTVNLPHGTGKTARVLVFAVGDRAAQAEAAGADVVGGDELIDEVAKGRLDFDAAVATPDLMGKVGRLGKVLGPRGLMPNPKTGTVTMDVAKAVTEIKGGKIEFRTDKHANLHFIIGKASFDDTQLVENYSAALDEVLRLKPSSSKGRYLRKATITTTMGPGIPVDPALTRNLTGEATSA from the coding sequence GTGAAGCGCAGCAAGGCCTACCGCGCCGCCGTCGAGAAGATCGACGGCGACGAGCTCTACGCCCCCCTCGACGCCGTGAAGCTGGCGCGCGAGACCTCCACCGTGAAGTACGACGCGACCGTCGAGGTCGCGTTCCGCCTCGGGGTGGACCCGCGCAAGGCCGACCAGATGGTCCGCGGCACCGTCAACCTGCCGCACGGCACCGGCAAGACCGCCCGCGTGCTGGTCTTCGCCGTCGGTGACCGCGCCGCGCAGGCCGAGGCCGCCGGCGCCGACGTCGTCGGTGGCGACGAGCTCATCGACGAGGTGGCCAAGGGCCGCCTCGACTTCGACGCCGCCGTCGCGACGCCGGACCTCATGGGCAAGGTCGGCCGTCTGGGCAAGGTGCTGGGCCCCCGCGGCCTCATGCCGAACCCGAAGACCGGCACCGTGACCATGGACGTGGCCAAGGCCGTCACGGAGATCAAGGGCGGGAAGATCGAGTTCCGCACCGACAAGCACGCCAACCTGCACTTCATCATCGGCAAGGCGTCCTTCGACGACACCCAGCTCGTCGAGAACTACTCCGCCGCGCTCGACGAGGTGCTGCGCCTGAAGCCGTCGTCCTCCAAGGGTCGTTACCTGCGCAAGGCGACGATCACGACGACGATGGGCCCCGGCATCCCCGTGGACCCGGCCCTCACCCGCAACCTGACGGGCGAGGCCACCTCCGCCTGA